One genomic region from Spirosoma sp. KCTC 42546 encodes:
- a CDS encoding transketolase produces the protein MEIEQLKSTATAVRRDILRMVAAVNSGHPGGSLGCTDFFVALYFEVMNRKKDADGTPIFDMDGRDEDIFFLSNGHISPVFYSVLARAGYFPVAELATFRKLDSRLQGHPTTAEHLPGIRIASGSLGQGLSVACGAAYSKKLNGDKNHVYVLMGDGEQQEGQIWEAAQFAPNKKLGNLTAIIDLNHAQIDGTTDNVNSNRDLAAKYRAFGWYVEEMEGNDIADVIHTLKKSQEDPDVPTMILMHTEMGFGVEYMVGNYKWHGTAPNAEQLTQALNGLPLSIGVTDY, from the coding sequence ATGGAAATCGAACAACTCAAAAGCACGGCTACGGCCGTTCGGCGCGATATTCTTCGCATGGTTGCCGCTGTTAATTCGGGTCACCCCGGCGGATCGTTAGGTTGCACTGATTTTTTTGTCGCCCTTTACTTCGAGGTGATGAACCGGAAAAAAGATGCCGACGGCACGCCTATTTTTGACATGGACGGCCGGGATGAAGACATCTTCTTCCTCTCGAATGGACATATTTCGCCCGTTTTTTATTCGGTGTTGGCACGGGCAGGCTATTTTCCTGTCGCGGAATTAGCCACTTTCCGTAAGTTAGATAGTCGGTTACAGGGACACCCTACAACGGCCGAACACCTTCCCGGCATTCGCATTGCATCGGGTTCGCTAGGTCAGGGTTTATCCGTAGCCTGTGGTGCGGCTTATTCCAAAAAGCTCAATGGGGATAAAAACCATGTGTACGTCCTGATGGGCGATGGTGAGCAGCAGGAAGGCCAGATTTGGGAAGCCGCTCAGTTTGCTCCCAACAAAAAACTCGGCAACCTGACCGCCATCATCGACCTCAACCACGCTCAGATTGACGGCACGACAGACAACGTCAATAGCAACCGTGACCTAGCCGCCAAATACCGCGCTTTTGGCTGGTACGTCGAAGAGATGGAAGGAAATGACATTGCCGATGTCATTCATACCCTCAAAAAATCGCAGGAAGACCCGGATGTACCAACAATGATTCTAATGCACACCGAAATGGGCTTTGGCGTTGAATATATGGTGGGTAACTACAAATGGCACGGTACGGCTCCTAACGCCGAGCAGTTAACCCAGGCTCTGAACGGTCTGCCACTATCGATTGGTGTAACGGATTATTGA
- the bcp gene encoding thioredoxin-dependent thiol peroxidase produces MSLSIGDPAPDFTSTDQNGQPIRLSDYRGKKAVLYFYPKDDTPGCTAQACSLRDNYADLRAAGYEVVGVSVDDQKAHQKFIKKYDLPFSLVADTDNQLVEAYDVWKEKSMYGRKFMGTVRTTFIIDEAGIITDIIGKVDTQNHAKQILT; encoded by the coding sequence ATGAGCCTTTCTATCGGTGATCCAGCTCCCGACTTTACGAGCACTGACCAAAATGGCCAGCCCATTAGACTATCTGACTATCGGGGCAAAAAAGCGGTGCTCTATTTTTATCCTAAGGATGATACGCCGGGTTGTACTGCGCAAGCCTGTAGCCTCCGCGACAACTACGCCGATTTACGCGCGGCCGGTTACGAAGTAGTAGGCGTTAGTGTGGATGACCAGAAAGCACACCAGAAATTCATTAAAAAATATGACCTCCCCTTTTCGCTCGTTGCCGATACAGATAACCAGTTAGTAGAAGCCTACGATGTATGGAAAGAGAAGTCGATGTATGGTCGGAAGTTTATGGGTACCGTCCGAACAACATTTATTATTGACGAGGCTGGTATCATCACAGATATCATCGGCAAAGTAGATACCCAAAACCACGCAAAACAAATTTTAACCTAA
- a CDS encoding M23 family metallopeptidase, whose protein sequence is MFPIQPGASNSLSGGMGDLRPNHFHAGLDIRTGGREGLDVHAAADGYVSRIAVFTGGYGNVIFIKHPNGLTTVYGHLKALKDTLGRFLREQQYEKKTFEIDLRPQPGQFPVKQGDVVAASGNTGGSGGPHLHFEIRDNKDNLINPLLYNFSEIQDNVPPYFERVALKTMTATSRINGEYQRVSYAPVRRPDGTYTIVQPITASGLIGMEVLAYDKTSGSPYRNGISCLEIRLDGREVFSYNMNSFPNEQTRFMNVHENYEVEQMSGQRYHRGYIADGNILNLYKLQSNAAYRGRLPLLDGQPHEVTLTLYDASDQSTQLTFTILPEAAPASQIRPDSLTIPPANFRGESLSGEPIATITTDENVLKLTVKNIIASSPPVAKLITGRVVTEQPISYIRNNQAVYLIDLRQTLPDSVQFGRSVIRTNFKKRIIPGRSEVVVDWNTRLEFSPRTLFDTLHLAMRALPGGGLEINQSTIPLNDYLTIHYTPNYPIAIDTARTKAYWTSGGNASFLGGTWAKGHIEFKTRWLGKFQLMTDINPPRVEILSATPKGITARIRDDLSGIAEFRALVNGEWVLMQYDYKRALLWSDKLNPDEPFEDGAEVLVQVKDRSGNIGSDTTTIDVPRAPVRRKAAPKKKKRR, encoded by the coding sequence ATGTTTCCGATCCAGCCTGGGGCCAGTAATTCGTTGTCAGGTGGTATGGGGGATTTACGGCCCAATCACTTTCATGCTGGTTTAGATATCCGTACCGGTGGGCGCGAAGGGCTGGATGTCCATGCGGCTGCGGATGGGTATGTATCCCGAATTGCAGTTTTCACGGGTGGATATGGAAACGTGATTTTCATTAAACACCCCAATGGTCTGACCACCGTTTATGGTCACCTGAAAGCCTTAAAAGACACCCTTGGCCGTTTCCTCCGCGAGCAGCAATACGAGAAAAAAACATTTGAAATTGACCTGCGCCCTCAACCGGGCCAGTTCCCGGTTAAGCAGGGCGATGTTGTTGCGGCATCAGGAAATACTGGCGGATCGGGTGGGCCGCATTTACACTTCGAGATTCGGGATAATAAAGACAACCTGATTAACCCGTTGCTGTATAATTTCTCCGAAATTCAGGACAATGTACCGCCCTATTTTGAGCGCGTGGCCCTGAAAACAATGACCGCTACCTCGCGCATTAACGGCGAATACCAGCGTGTCAGTTACGCACCCGTACGCCGACCCGACGGCACGTATACCATTGTTCAGCCCATTACAGCTTCAGGATTAATTGGGATGGAAGTGCTGGCTTATGACAAAACCAGCGGTTCGCCTTATCGAAATGGCATCAGTTGCCTGGAAATCCGGCTCGATGGTCGCGAGGTGTTTTCGTACAACATGAATAGCTTCCCGAACGAGCAAACGCGGTTCATGAATGTTCATGAGAACTACGAGGTCGAGCAAATGAGTGGCCAGCGGTATCATCGGGGCTATATTGCCGATGGCAATATTTTGAATCTGTATAAGCTCCAAAGTAATGCCGCCTATCGCGGGCGGTTACCTCTACTAGACGGCCAGCCACACGAAGTTACCCTGACGCTCTATGATGCCTCCGATCAGTCAACACAGCTAACCTTTACGATTCTACCGGAAGCGGCACCAGCCAGTCAAATCCGGCCAGATTCATTGACAATTCCGCCGGCCAATTTTAGAGGGGAGTCACTAAGCGGTGAGCCGATAGCCACCATCACGACTGACGAAAATGTGCTGAAGCTAACGGTCAAGAATATTATCGCTTCAAGCCCACCGGTAGCTAAATTAATCACCGGCCGCGTAGTGACCGAGCAGCCAATTAGCTATATACGTAACAACCAAGCAGTTTATCTTATAGATTTGCGCCAGACTTTACCCGACTCCGTCCAGTTTGGCCGAAGTGTAATACGAACAAATTTTAAAAAGCGTATCATACCGGGCCGGAGCGAAGTAGTTGTCGATTGGAATACCCGACTGGAATTCAGTCCACGAACGCTGTTTGATACGTTGCATCTGGCTATGCGGGCGTTGCCAGGGGGTGGGTTGGAAATAAATCAGTCGACCATTCCACTCAACGATTATTTAACGATCCACTACACACCGAATTATCCGATTGCCATTGATACGGCTCGAACGAAAGCGTATTGGACGAGCGGTGGGAACGCAAGTTTTCTGGGGGGCACGTGGGCTAAAGGACATATTGAATTTAAAACCCGTTGGCTGGGGAAGTTTCAGTTAATGACCGACATCAATCCACCGAGGGTTGAAATTCTGTCGGCCACGCCTAAGGGAATTACGGCTCGTATTCGGGACGACCTGTCAGGCATTGCCGAATTCCGGGCGCTGGTCAATGGTGAGTGGGTACTGATGCAGTACGATTACAAACGGGCATTACTCTGGTCCGATAAACTAAACCCAGATGAACCTTTCGAGGATGGTGCCGAGGTGTTAGTTCAGGTAAAAGACCGGTCGGGCAATATTGGTTCCGACACGACAACTATTGACGTACCCAGAGCACCCGTTCGGCGAAAAGCGGCTCCGAAGAAAAAGAAGAGAAGATAA
- a CDS encoding fumarylacetoacetate hydrolase family protein produces the protein MKIICVGRNYADHIKELNNEQPEDPVIFMKPETAIPLKNEPFFYPDFSSDVHHEVEILVKINRVGKNIDEKFAHKYYDEIGVGIDFTARDLQSKLKAKGLPWELAKGFNGSAPISSFVPKTDFPDLQNLNFHLDINGETKQIGNTNLMMFKIDYLISFVSRYFLLQQGDILFTGTPKGVGPVKIGDRLTAFIEDKPMLTFDVK, from the coding sequence ATGAAAATTATTTGCGTTGGTCGAAACTACGCCGACCATATCAAGGAACTCAATAATGAACAGCCCGAAGATCCAGTTATCTTCATGAAACCCGAAACGGCCATTCCCCTAAAAAACGAGCCATTTTTTTATCCTGACTTCTCCAGTGATGTTCATCACGAAGTTGAGATTCTGGTAAAAATTAACCGGGTGGGCAAGAACATCGACGAGAAATTCGCGCATAAATACTACGACGAAATTGGCGTTGGTATCGACTTCACAGCTCGGGATCTGCAAAGCAAGTTAAAAGCAAAAGGATTGCCCTGGGAGTTAGCCAAAGGATTCAACGGCTCCGCTCCTATTTCCTCTTTTGTTCCAAAGACGGATTTCCCGGATCTGCAAAATTTAAATTTCCATTTAGACATCAACGGCGAAACCAAACAAATTGGCAACACGAACCTGATGATGTTTAAGATTGATTACCTGATTTCATTTGTATCACGCTATTTCCTGCTTCAGCAAGGCGATATACTATTTACAGGAACACCCAAAGGTGTTGGCCCTGTAAAAATCGGCGATCGACTGACGGCCTTCATTGAAGATAAGCCCATGTTGACGTTTGACGTGAAGTAA
- a CDS encoding M48 family metallopeptidase, with product MRKIIIVMLSLAFAVTACEKVPLTGRKQLILVPNNDMLAMSFTQYKAFLDTSRVVPTSSGDAEMVNRVGNRIRQAVESYMNSNGYSKRLEGFQWEYHLVQSNQVNAWCMPGGKIVVYSGILPYTQNEAGLATVLGHEVSHAIAEHGNERMSEGLVANGLLQAGQVAAGIATSSKSPQTQALFQQAIGTGGPLMYQYFGALPHSRNQESEADHLGLIFMSMAGYNPAEAITFWTRMAKASGGKAPAEFFSDHPSDARRIADLQKLLPDAQKYYASARR from the coding sequence ATGAGAAAAATCATAATTGTCATGTTGTCGCTCGCTTTTGCTGTAACAGCTTGCGAGAAAGTGCCTTTAACGGGCCGCAAACAACTGATCCTGGTACCTAATAATGATATGCTAGCCATGAGTTTCACTCAGTATAAAGCATTCTTGGATACAAGCCGGGTTGTTCCTACCAGCAGCGGAGACGCTGAAATGGTTAATCGGGTTGGCAATCGTATTCGGCAGGCTGTTGAAAGTTACATGAATAGCAACGGGTATTCTAAACGGCTCGAAGGCTTCCAGTGGGAATACCATTTGGTGCAGAGTAATCAGGTGAATGCCTGGTGTATGCCGGGTGGTAAAATTGTTGTCTACTCCGGTATTTTACCCTACACGCAAAACGAAGCGGGTTTAGCAACCGTATTAGGTCATGAAGTGTCGCACGCTATTGCCGAACACGGTAATGAACGAATGAGCGAAGGGTTGGTTGCTAATGGACTATTGCAGGCTGGGCAAGTTGCAGCTGGAATTGCTACGTCTTCAAAAAGCCCGCAGACACAAGCTTTATTTCAACAAGCTATTGGTACAGGAGGTCCCCTGATGTATCAATATTTTGGGGCGCTACCGCATAGTCGTAACCAAGAGTCAGAAGCGGATCACCTTGGCCTGATTTTCATGTCGATGGCGGGATATAACCCTGCCGAGGCAATTACGTTCTGGACACGGATGGCAAAAGCAAGTGGTGGTAAAGCACCCGCTGAGTTTTTTTCGGATCATCCATCTGATGCCCGTCGGATTGCCGATTTGCAGAAATTATTACCTGATGCGCAGAAGTACTACGCCAGCGCACGGCGTTAA
- the sucC gene encoding ADP-forming succinate--CoA ligase subunit beta, translating into MNIHEYQGKEILKKYGVRIQEGIVAESPEKAVEAAKLIIAQSGQKFVVVKSQIHAGGRGKGQIVGSEQRGVALAKSVDAVRDIAKNLIGNVLVTHQTGPEGKRVNKVLIAEDVYYPGASSPKEMYIGILLDRTKACNVIMASTEGGMDIEEVAEHSPEKIVKEWIDPAVGLQPFQARKVAFGLGLEGEAFKEMVKFVTSLYKAYVDTDASMFEINPVLKTSDNKILAVDAKVNLDDNALYRHPDLKAMRDLAEEDPLEVEASASDLNYVKLDGNVGCMVNGAGLAMATMDIIKLSGGEPANFLDVGGGANAKTVEAGFRIILKDPNVKAILINIFGGIVRCDRVATGVVEAYKAIGDIPVPIIVRLQGTNAAEGAKIIDDSGLKVQSAVELKEAAEKVRQVVAAL; encoded by the coding sequence ATGAATATACACGAGTATCAGGGTAAAGAAATTCTCAAAAAGTACGGTGTCCGCATTCAGGAGGGCATTGTAGCTGAGTCGCCCGAAAAAGCCGTTGAAGCCGCCAAACTGATTATTGCTCAATCGGGCCAGAAGTTTGTCGTGGTTAAGTCCCAAATCCATGCTGGCGGACGAGGAAAAGGCCAGATTGTGGGTTCTGAACAACGCGGAGTAGCCTTAGCCAAATCGGTCGATGCTGTGCGCGACATCGCCAAAAACCTCATCGGGAATGTACTGGTTACCCACCAGACAGGACCAGAAGGCAAGCGGGTCAACAAAGTTCTCATTGCTGAGGACGTTTACTATCCAGGTGCATCCTCCCCAAAAGAGATGTACATCGGCATCCTGCTCGACCGTACGAAAGCCTGCAACGTAATCATGGCCAGCACCGAAGGGGGTATGGACATTGAAGAAGTAGCAGAACACTCCCCCGAAAAGATCGTGAAGGAGTGGATCGACCCTGCCGTTGGTCTGCAACCTTTCCAGGCTCGTAAAGTAGCCTTTGGCCTTGGTCTGGAAGGGGAAGCCTTCAAGGAGATGGTGAAGTTTGTTACGTCGCTTTACAAAGCGTATGTAGATACAGACGCGTCGATGTTCGAAATTAACCCGGTTCTGAAAACATCGGACAACAAGATTCTGGCTGTCGATGCCAAAGTTAATTTGGATGACAATGCTCTCTACCGTCATCCCGATCTGAAAGCCATGCGCGATCTGGCCGAAGAAGATCCCCTTGAAGTGGAAGCCTCTGCCAGTGACCTGAACTATGTAAAACTCGACGGAAACGTAGGTTGTATGGTAAACGGCGCAGGTTTGGCCATGGCAACGATGGATATCATTAAACTGTCGGGTGGCGAACCGGCTAACTTCCTTGATGTTGGGGGTGGAGCGAATGCCAAGACGGTAGAAGCGGGTTTCCGTATTATCCTGAAAGATCCAAACGTAAAAGCCATTCTGATCAATATCTTCGGCGGTATCGTACGTTGCGACCGGGTAGCTACTGGTGTTGTTGAAGCTTACAAAGCCATTGGCGATATTCCGGTTCCAATCATCGTTCGTTTGCAAGGAACGAATGCAGCTGAAGGCGCTAAAATCATTGATGATTCAGGCCTCAAAGTACAGTCGGCCGTTGAGCTGAAAGAAGCTGCCGAAAAAGTACGGCAGGTTGTAGCAGCGTTGTAA
- a CDS encoding ABC transporter ATP-binding protein produces MSSLLQTTDIRRNYGNLPVLKGINLNIESGEVVSIVGASGAGKTTLLQILGTLDRPDAGELQIAGQNVFALNDRQLAQFRNEQIGFVFQFNNLLPEFTALENVCLPGFIAGKEESAVRQRATELLVKLGLRDRLTNLPSQLSGGEQQRVAVARALINQPAIVFADEPSGNLDSKNAEELHQLFFQLRDELGQTFIIVTHNEALAALADRTVTIRDGLLFN; encoded by the coding sequence ATGAGTTCGCTTCTTCAAACTACTGATATACGCCGGAACTACGGCAATCTGCCCGTTCTGAAAGGAATTAACCTGAATATTGAATCGGGTGAAGTTGTCTCTATTGTAGGGGCATCAGGGGCTGGCAAAACTACCCTACTTCAAATCCTGGGTACCCTCGATCGGCCTGATGCAGGTGAATTGCAGATTGCCGGACAAAATGTCTTTGCATTAAATGACCGTCAGCTGGCTCAATTTCGTAACGAGCAGATTGGCTTTGTCTTTCAGTTCAATAACCTGCTGCCCGAATTTACGGCTCTTGAAAATGTATGCCTGCCTGGGTTTATAGCAGGTAAGGAGGAGAGTGCTGTTCGGCAGCGAGCTACCGAATTATTAGTAAAGCTTGGCCTGCGCGATCGCTTAACAAATTTACCTTCTCAATTATCAGGAGGTGAGCAACAACGGGTAGCTGTAGCGCGGGCGTTGATAAACCAACCCGCCATTGTCTTTGCAGATGAACCTAGCGGGAACCTTGATTCTAAGAACGCAGAGGAGCTACACCAGTTATTTTTTCAGTTACGTGACGAACTGGGTCAAACGTTTATTATAGTAACCCACAATGAGGCTTTAGCCGCCCTCGCCGATCGAACGGTTACGATTCGGGATGGGCTTTTGTTTAATTAA
- a CDS encoding DoxX family protein: MKKFFSTEGILQESGLTLIRLIVGLFLVYHGWEVFDATKMNEYAAWDNFKQDFSPTFMVYLGKGSELVAGLLLTTGLLTRLSCLLIIGTMLYITFFVGHGKFWYEDQHPFLFVLLAMVFFFTGPGKWSLDALLTGNRLKS, encoded by the coding sequence ATGAAGAAATTCTTCTCCACAGAAGGGATTTTACAGGAAAGTGGCCTTACATTGATCAGGCTTATCGTCGGTTTGTTCCTGGTGTATCATGGCTGGGAAGTATTCGATGCGACTAAAATGAACGAATATGCAGCCTGGGATAATTTCAAGCAGGATTTCTCCCCTACGTTCATGGTTTATCTCGGCAAAGGTTCTGAATTGGTAGCTGGCCTGCTGCTTACCACCGGTTTATTAACCCGATTGTCCTGCCTACTTATTATAGGCACCATGCTTTACATTACGTTTTTTGTAGGTCATGGAAAATTTTGGTACGAGGACCAACATCCTTTTCTATTCGTACTTCTTGCGATGGTTTTCTTTTTTACCGGGCCTGGCAAATGGAGTCTGGATGCCTTACTTACAGGGAACCGTCTGAAAAGTTGA
- the groL gene encoding chaperonin GroEL (60 kDa chaperone family; promotes refolding of misfolded polypeptides especially under stressful conditions; forms two stacked rings of heptamers to form a barrel-shaped 14mer; ends can be capped by GroES; misfolded proteins enter the barrel where they are refolded when GroES binds) yields MAKKIFFDTEARERIKKGVDTLADAVKVTLGPKGRNVILDKKFGSPVITKDGVTVAKEIELKDAMENMGAQLVKEVASKTADSAGDGTTTATVLAQAIYSIGAKNVAAGANPMDLKRGIEKAVLAVVKNLSEQAQTIGDDFGKIEQVATISANHDEEIGKMIAEAMKKVGKEGVITVEEARGTETEVKTVEGMQFDRGYLSPYFVTNTEKMEVELERPFILISEKKVSSMKELLPVLEQVAQTGRPLLIIAEDVDGEALATLVVNKIRGALKVAAVKAPGFGDRRKAMLEDIAILTGGQVISEERGFKLENASIEYLGQAEKILIDKDNTTIVNGVGEKENISGRVNQIKAQIENTTSDYDREKLQERLAKLSGGVAILYIGAATEVEMKEKKDRVDDALHATRAAVEEGIVTGGGIALIRAISSLDGITTINEDEKTGVNIIRVALESPLRTIVANAGGEGSVIVNKVKDGQGGFGYNAKNDTFEDLFAAGVIDPKKVTRLALENAASIAGLLLTTECVIADEPEEAPAGGGHGHPGGGMGGMM; encoded by the coding sequence ATGGCTAAGAAAATATTTTTCGATACTGAAGCTCGTGAGCGCATTAAGAAGGGTGTTGACACCCTGGCCGACGCGGTGAAAGTTACCCTCGGTCCTAAAGGCCGCAACGTTATTCTTGATAAGAAATTCGGCTCACCTGTAATCACCAAAGATGGTGTAACGGTGGCCAAAGAAATTGAACTGAAAGACGCCATGGAAAACATGGGCGCTCAGTTGGTAAAAGAAGTTGCTTCGAAAACCGCTGATTCGGCTGGTGACGGAACAACTACCGCTACTGTATTGGCACAGGCGATCTACTCGATCGGTGCGAAAAACGTAGCGGCTGGTGCTAACCCAATGGATTTGAAGCGTGGCATTGAGAAAGCTGTTCTGGCTGTTGTTAAGAACCTTTCGGAGCAAGCTCAAACCATCGGTGATGACTTCGGCAAAATTGAACAAGTGGCTACCATCTCGGCTAACCATGACGAGGAAATCGGTAAAATGATTGCCGAAGCCATGAAGAAAGTAGGTAAAGAAGGTGTTATCACGGTTGAAGAAGCTCGCGGTACCGAAACGGAAGTTAAAACCGTAGAAGGTATGCAGTTCGACCGGGGTTACCTGTCGCCATACTTCGTAACGAACACCGAGAAAATGGAAGTTGAACTGGAGCGTCCGTTCATCCTGATTTCGGAAAAGAAAGTTTCGTCGATGAAAGAGTTGCTGCCCGTACTTGAGCAGGTTGCTCAAACAGGCCGGCCTCTGTTGATCATCGCTGAAGATGTTGATGGCGAAGCTCTGGCTACGCTGGTTGTTAACAAAATCCGTGGTGCCCTGAAAGTAGCTGCTGTTAAGGCTCCTGGCTTCGGCGATCGCCGGAAAGCTATGCTGGAAGACATCGCTATCCTGACAGGTGGCCAGGTTATCAGCGAAGAGCGCGGCTTCAAACTTGAAAACGCATCGATCGAATACCTGGGTCAGGCTGAAAAAATCCTGATCGACAAAGACAATACAACTATTGTTAACGGTGTTGGCGAGAAAGAAAACATTTCTGGTCGCGTAAACCAGATCAAAGCCCAAATCGAAAACACGACATCAGACTACGATCGCGAGAAATTGCAGGAGCGTCTGGCCAAACTGTCGGGTGGTGTGGCTATTCTCTACATCGGTGCTGCTACCGAAGTAGAAATGAAAGAAAAGAAAGATCGTGTTGACGATGCGCTGCATGCAACCCGTGCTGCTGTTGAAGAAGGTATCGTAACGGGTGGCGGTATCGCCCTGATCCGTGCTATCTCTTCGCTTGACGGTATCACAACAATCAATGAAGACGAAAAAACCGGTGTTAACATCATCCGTGTTGCCCTCGAATCACCTCTACGTACGATTGTAGCTAACGCCGGTGGCGAAGGTTCAGTTATCGTGAACAAGGTGAAAGATGGTCAGGGTGGATTTGGTTACAACGCCAAGAACGATACATTCGAAGATCTGTTTGCCGCTGGTGTAATCGATCCTAAGAAAGTAACGCGTCTTGCTCTGGAAAACGCAGCATCGATCGCTGGTCTGTTATTGACGACCGAGTGTGTTATTGCTGACGAGCCAGAAGAAGCTCCAGCTGGTGGCGGTCATGGTCACCCAGGCGGTGGCATGGGCGGCATGATGTAA
- the groES gene encoding co-chaperone GroES, translating into MVAETESVKVNVKPLADRVLVEAAPAEEKTSFGIIIPDTAKEKPQRGTVVAVGAGKKDEPLTVQVGDTVLYGKYAGTEITVDGKEYLIMRESDIFAIL; encoded by the coding sequence ATGGTAGCAGAAACGGAAAGCGTTAAAGTGAACGTGAAACCGCTGGCCGACCGGGTGCTGGTAGAAGCCGCACCGGCTGAAGAAAAAACCTCGTTTGGAATTATCATTCCAGACACGGCGAAAGAAAAACCCCAGCGTGGTACGGTCGTTGCCGTTGGCGCAGGTAAGAAAGATGAGCCGCTGACGGTTCAGGTGGGCGATACGGTACTGTATGGCAAATATGCTGGTACAGAAATCACCGTTGATGGCAAAGAATACCTCATCATGCGTGAATCCGACATTTTCGCAATCCTGTAA
- the secG gene encoding preprotein translocase subunit SecG, protein MITATIVIICIVTVLLILIVLIQNSKGGGLAGEFGGLGSNQLMGVKKTTDLLEQITWGLGIAMMVLSMASYILVDRNQVTGINSANVDRAQTQTLPGAAAPTPAPSAANGAAPSQAVPGAQTPGASTSALTPQK, encoded by the coding sequence ATGATAACGGCAACTATTGTCATCATTTGTATTGTCACTGTTCTGCTAATTCTTATTGTATTAATTCAGAACTCAAAAGGAGGAGGATTAGCTGGCGAATTTGGTGGTCTGGGTTCTAACCAACTTATGGGTGTAAAGAAAACCACCGACCTGCTTGAACAAATTACCTGGGGACTTGGTATCGCCATGATGGTGCTATCGATGGCATCTTATATCTTGGTCGATCGCAATCAGGTAACGGGTATCAATAGCGCAAACGTTGATCGAGCACAAACCCAAACGCTGCCAGGTGCTGCCGCCCCAACGCCTGCTCCTAGCGCAGCGAACGGCGCTGCACCAAGCCAGGCTGTTCCAGGAGCCCAAACTCCAGGAGCATCCACTTCAGCGCTGACACCCCAGAAGTAA